The sequence AGGTGCTCGGCTGCCATGACGCGGACTACCCCTCCCGGCTCAAGGAAATCTATGACTATCCGCCGGTACTCTACGTGAGGGGCGCTTTACTCCCCGAGGATGAGTGGTGCCTGGCGGTGGTGGGTACCCGCCGGGCTACGGTCTACGGCCGGCAGGTGACCGAGGAAATGGTGACTGACCTGGCACGGAATAAAATCACTATCGCCAGCGGTCTGGCCAAAGGGATTGATTCGGTAGCCCACCGCGCTGCCCTCGAAGCCGGGGGCAGGAGCATCGCCGTCTTTGCCTGTGGACTGGACAGCGTTTACCCCCCCGAAAACGCCGATCTGGCGCGCCGTATCATGCAGCAAGGGGCTTTAATCAGCGAATACCCTTTGGGTACAAGGCCCAGAGCGGAGAACTTCCCCCGGCGTAACCGTATCCTCAGCGGGATCAGCCTCGGCACCCTGGTTACTGAAGCCGGAGAGAGCAGCGGGGCAATAATTACCGCCCACATGGCTCTGGAACAAAACAGGGAGGTCTTTGCCATTCCAGGCAGTATCCTCTCACCCGCCAGCCGTGGCGCCAACCACATCATACAGGAAGGGGCCAAACTGGTGCGCGACTATTCGGATATCCTGGAGGAGCTTAATCTGACCGCGGTAGCGCATCAGATAGCGATGAAGGAAATTATTCCCGCGTCTGACGCTGAATCCTTGTTACTGAAACAGCTGAACGCCGAGCCTACCCATATTGATGAGGTCTGCCGCTCCAGCGGCCTGCCGGTAGCTACCGTCAGCAGCACCCTGGCGATGATGGAGCTTAAAGGCATGGTAAAGCAAATGGGCGCAATGAACTATGCCCTGGCTAAAGAAGCCAGAGAGCAATACAGGGTAAAAGTAGAATAACAATGACAAAGAAGAACAACCTGGTTATCGTGGAATCGCCGGCCAAAGCCAGAACACTGGCCAGGATACTGGGTAGCGACTACACCCTCAAGGCTTCTCTGGGTCATGTCAGGGACCTGCCGAAAAGCCAGCTGGGTGTGGATATTGAGAACAGCTTCATGCCCAAGTATGTCGTCCCCAGGGTGAAGAGCAAAATTGCCCGGGAGCTGAAAGAAGCCGCACGGGATGCCTCTACAATCTATCTGGCTACTGACCCGGACCGTGAGGGAGAAGCCATTTCCTGGCACCTGGCCACGGTGATGAAGACAAACAAAACACCGTTCCGGCGCGTCGTCTTTCACGAGATAACGGAGGAGGCGGTCAAACAGGCCTTTCAACACCCGCGCGCCGTGGACATGCACCTGGTCAACGCCCAACAGGCGCGGCGCGTTCTGGACCGGCTGGTCGGTTATAAAATCAGCCCGCTGCTCTGGCGTAAGGTCCGGAGAGGTCTATCGGCAGGCAGGGTGCAATCAGTGACGCTGAAAATCATCGTTGACCGGGAACGCGAGATTGAAAAGTTTATCCCGATAGAATACTGGAGCATTGAAGCTGAGCTTACCCGGAAAACAGCCAAAGCTGATGAGCCAGCCTTCCGCGCCCTGCTAATTGGCCTGACCGGCGGCGGCAAGCTGGAGATTCACAGTCAGGCAGAAGCCGTCTCCATCAAAGACGACCTGGAAAAAGCCAGCTACAGCGTTATTAAGGTACAAACAAAGAAGATAACCCGCCAGCCGGCGGCGCCGTTTATCACCAGCACCCTGCAGCAGGAAGCCTGGCGTCGGTTCCGTTTCAGTGCCGGGCAGACAATGGCTATCGCCCAGCAGCTTTATGAGGGCTTACCATTGGGCAAAGAGGGCAGCGTAGGATTGATTACCTATATGCGTACTGATTCCACCCGTGTCGCCCGCTCCGCCGTGGTTGAAGCCAGAGAATTTATCGACAAGAAGTATGGCGCCGAATATGTCCCACCCCACGCCCGCTCTTTCACCAGGGTTGTCAAAGGGGCACAGGAAGCCCACGAGGCGATTCGCCCTACCCAAATACGGCGAGAGCCTTCCTCAATCAAAAACCACCTGAACGCCAACCAGTTCCGACTCTACGAACTCATCTGGAAGCGAATGGTCGCCAGCCAGATGGCCGCGGCGATACTGGACAGCACCACTGTTGACATTGAAGCTGCCTCCCCGGCAACAGGGACTGACTACCTTTTGCGGACTTCCAGTTCCATCATCCGTTTTCCCGGCTTTACCACGCTCTATTCCGAGGGTAAAGACCAGCCTGAAAATGAGAAACAGACCATACTGCCGCGCCTGGAAAAAGACGACCAACTCAGGCTGCTGGGACTCTCCCCGGAGCAGCACTTCACCCAACCTCCACCCCGTTATACCGAAGCCACCCTCATCAGGACACTGGAGCAATACGGCATCGGGCGGCCCAGCACCTATGCCCCTATTCTGTCCACCATTCAGGACCGTGAGTATGTCAGCAAGACCGGCGGGAGCCTGCGGCCGACAGAGCTGGGTATTGTGGTCAATGACCTGGTCAGCCAGTATTTCCCTGATATTGTCGATACCAAGTTTACCGCCCTCATGGAAGACGAACTGGATGAAATCGCCAGTGAGAAAAGGGAGTGGGTGGGCGTCGTCCGGAATTTTTATACCCCCTTCGAGGAGAACCTCGATAAGGCCACACGTCTCATGGAAAGAGTGAAGCTCGCCGACGAAGAAACCGATGAGACTTGCCCTGAGGGACATCCGATGGTAATCAAAATGGGGCGTTTCGGTAAATTCCTCGCCTGCAGCCTCTACCCTGAACACAAATATACCCGGTCCTTCCAGATTAAGACCGGCGCCAAATGCCCCGAGTGTGGCAGTGACATCGTCGAGAAGAAAAACAAGAAGAAGCGCACCTTCTACGGGTGCAGCAACTATCCGGAATGCACTTTCGCCACCAACTATAAGCCCCTCCCCCAGCCCTGCCCCAAATGCGGCAGCCTGCTCACCGAGTACCGGGGCAAGCAGGTGAAGTGCGTCAAGTGCGACTATAAAGGCAAGCTGGATAAGGACTAGTCCATGCAGGAAGTCTTTGATAGATATATAAACTATCTTGAGGCAGAGAAGAATGCTTCTCCTTACACGGTGCGCAACTACGCCACTGACCTGGTGGGCAACTACTCGCGGGGGGTGGAGAAGGGCTTTTTTCAGTTCCTCACATTAAAGAGGATTGAGTCGCTACAGGATGTGGATATCCATACCCTGCGAGACTACATCTCCTGGCTGATGGAGCAGGGGGTGGTCAAAGCCAGCATCGCCCGCAAGCTGTCGGCGGTGCGCTCTTTCTACCGCTACCTGCTGCGGGAAGAAATACTATCATCAAACCCGATGGAAAGGGCTTCTTCACCCAAACTGGACAAGCGTTTACCTGATTTCCTGACCAGCGACGAGATAAACCGGCTCCTGGAAATCCCTGCTACCGTGACGCCCCACGGTCAGCGTAACCGCGCCCTGCTGGAACTGCTTTATGCCTCCGGCCTGAGAGTGAGTGAACTGGTCAACCTTGACCTGTCACAGGTCAATTTTGATACCCGTGAAATCCGAGTACGGGGAAAAGGTTCCAAGGAAAGAATAGTGCTCATGGGCGAGCCGGCGGCAAGAGCGCTGACCACTTATCTCAAAGAGGGTAGATTAAAGCTTCTCGCCGGGAAAAAGACCCCAAAAAGCACCAGCGCCCTGTTCCTCAACCGCTATGGTGAGCGCCTGACGGAACGGAGCGTGCAGATGATGCTGGAAGAATACGCCGGTATCGCCGGTATCGAAAAAAGGGTACACCCCCATATGCTGCGCCATACCTTTGCCACGCACCTGCTTGATGGCGGGGCTGATTTAAGGGTCGTCCAGGAGCTGCTGGGACACGCCAGCCTGTCATCCACCCAGATTTATACCCATGTCAGCAAGAGCCAGGCGAAAAAGGTATACCTGTCAGCCCACCCGATGGCGCGAGAGGTGGAAAAAGATGAAACTGAAGATAGATAACCGGCTGGTCAGGCTGCGCCAGAGCCTGGTAGAGAAAGACCTTGACGCCATTCTGGTATCACAACCGGAGAACCGGTACTACCTTTCCGGTTTTGACGGCTCGGCCGGTTACCTGCTGATTACGGCGCGGGATACCGTTTTAGCTACCGACTTCCGATACCTGGAACAGGTCAAAATACAGGCGCCTGACTATCAGCTTTTTCAGATAACCGGCAATATAACGGAGTGGTTTCCGCGTTTGATATCAGAGCTAAACCTGAAGAGACTGGGTTTCGAATCCGGACATATTACCTTTAGCCTGTACCGGCAGTTATCTGATATACTGGAAACAAGTAAGCCCCATATTCAACTTGTCCCGGTGAACGGAGTAGTCGAGTCCCTGCGGATGATAAAAGAGCCGGCAGAAATCGAGCTTATCACCCGTGCCGTCGAGATAACTGACCGGGCTTTTGAATATATTGAGGAGACAATCCATCCCGGCATGACCGAAGAAGAGGTGGCCTGGGAGATAGAAAAGTTTCAGCGTGAGAACGGCAGCCAGGGCATGCCCTTCGATATTATCGTTGCTTCCGGCCCGAATGCCGCCCTGCCCCACGCCAGGCCCTCCCCGCGCCGGATTAGCGCCGGTGAGCCGGTGGTAATAGATATGGGCGCCAGGGTCGGCGGTTACTCCAGCGACCTCAGCCGTACCATCTGCCCGGGCACGGCGGATAATACCTTCAAGAAGGTGTACGGCACTGTCCTTGAAGCGCAGCTAACCGCCATTGCTAACATCAGGCAGGGCATGGATGGGGGGACAGCGGATGGTTTTGCCAGAGCCGTCATCGAACGGGCGGGGTACGGCGAGGCCTTCGGTCACTCCCTGGGCCACGGCATCGGGCTGGCTCCCCATGAACCGCCGCGCCTGGGGCCGAGCTCGACGGAAACATTGACTACCGGGATGGTATTCAGCATTGAACCCGGCATCTATCTTGCCGGTTGGGGAGGAGTCAGAATCGAAGACTTAGCGGTGATGGGCAAAGACACCGTTAGCCTAATTTCTAAAGCGAGGAAGATGCAGACATGATTAGCGGCAGTGAACTACGAAAAGGCGTTATCATCGAACTGGATGGTAAACTATACCAGGTTACTGATTACCAGCACGTCAAAATGAAGAGAACGGCGCTGGCGCGGGTGAAACTGCGTGATATCCGGGCAGGGCACACTACTGAACAGACCTTCCAGTCAGACCAGAAATTCCCCCGCGTCCGGCTGGAGTTCAAGAACGTACAGTATCTCTATAACGACGGAGACCTGTACTATTTTATGGATGAGGAGACCTTCGAACAGACACCGATTAATGCCAGTCAACTGGGTGATGCCGTCAATTACCTCAAAGAAGGAATGTCCCTGCAGCTATCCAACTACCAGGGAGAACTGGTGGGCGTGGAGATGCCGATTACCGTTGAACTCCAAATAACCGATACAGGCCCTGATTTCAAAGGGGACACGGCTACCGGTGGCACCAAACCGGCCACACTGGAGACCGGCCTTGTTATCCAGGTGCCGATGTTTGTCAGCAATGGGGATAAGGTCAAAGTCGATACCCGAGACGGTAGCTACCTGGAGAGAGCCTCTTGAACTGGCGATGGCTACTTTGGGAACGTTACTCAAAATTGATACTCATCGC is a genomic window of Dehalococcoidales bacterium containing:
- the dprA gene encoding DNA-processing protein DprA; translation: MEVTNKELKYRVGFSLVPGIGRVRLTQLENYFPSLEDAWKATPAGLKQAGLDSGSVRAISSWRPKISLEAEMEKLERYGVKVLGCHDADYPSRLKEIYDYPPVLYVRGALLPEDEWCLAVVGTRRATVYGRQVTEEMVTDLARNKITIASGLAKGIDSVAHRAALEAGGRSIAVFACGLDSVYPPENADLARRIMQQGALISEYPLGTRPRAENFPRRNRILSGISLGTLVTEAGESSGAIITAHMALEQNREVFAIPGSILSPASRGANHIIQEGAKLVRDYSDILEELNLTAVAHQIAMKEIIPASDAESLLLKQLNAEPTHIDEVCRSSGLPVATVSSTLAMMELKGMVKQMGAMNYALAKEAREQYRVKVE
- the topA gene encoding type I DNA topoisomerase, producing MTKKNNLVIVESPAKARTLARILGSDYTLKASLGHVRDLPKSQLGVDIENSFMPKYVVPRVKSKIARELKEAARDASTIYLATDPDREGEAISWHLATVMKTNKTPFRRVVFHEITEEAVKQAFQHPRAVDMHLVNAQQARRVLDRLVGYKISPLLWRKVRRGLSAGRVQSVTLKIIVDREREIEKFIPIEYWSIEAELTRKTAKADEPAFRALLIGLTGGGKLEIHSQAEAVSIKDDLEKASYSVIKVQTKKITRQPAAPFITSTLQQEAWRRFRFSAGQTMAIAQQLYEGLPLGKEGSVGLITYMRTDSTRVARSAVVEAREFIDKKYGAEYVPPHARSFTRVVKGAQEAHEAIRPTQIRREPSSIKNHLNANQFRLYELIWKRMVASQMAAAILDSTTVDIEAASPATGTDYLLRTSSSIIRFPGFTTLYSEGKDQPENEKQTILPRLEKDDQLRLLGLSPEQHFTQPPPRYTEATLIRTLEQYGIGRPSTYAPILSTIQDREYVSKTGGSLRPTELGIVVNDLVSQYFPDIVDTKFTALMEDELDEIASEKREWVGVVRNFYTPFEENLDKATRLMERVKLADEETDETCPEGHPMVIKMGRFGKFLACSLYPEHKYTRSFQIKTGAKCPECGSDIVEKKNKKKRTFYGCSNYPECTFATNYKPLPQPCPKCGSLLTEYRGKQVKCVKCDYKGKLDKD
- the xerC gene encoding tyrosine recombinase XerC; protein product: MQEVFDRYINYLEAEKNASPYTVRNYATDLVGNYSRGVEKGFFQFLTLKRIESLQDVDIHTLRDYISWLMEQGVVKASIARKLSAVRSFYRYLLREEILSSNPMERASSPKLDKRLPDFLTSDEINRLLEIPATVTPHGQRNRALLELLYASGLRVSELVNLDLSQVNFDTREIRVRGKGSKERIVLMGEPAARALTTYLKEGRLKLLAGKKTPKSTSALFLNRYGERLTERSVQMMLEEYAGIAGIEKRVHPHMLRHTFATHLLDGGADLRVVQELLGHASLSSTQIYTHVSKSQAKKVYLSAHPMAREVEKDETEDR
- a CDS encoding aminopeptidase P family protein produces the protein MKLKIDNRLVRLRQSLVEKDLDAILVSQPENRYYLSGFDGSAGYLLITARDTVLATDFRYLEQVKIQAPDYQLFQITGNITEWFPRLISELNLKRLGFESGHITFSLYRQLSDILETSKPHIQLVPVNGVVESLRMIKEPAEIELITRAVEITDRAFEYIEETIHPGMTEEEVAWEIEKFQRENGSQGMPFDIIVASGPNAALPHARPSPRRISAGEPVVIDMGARVGGYSSDLSRTICPGTADNTFKKVYGTVLEAQLTAIANIRQGMDGGTADGFARAVIERAGYGEAFGHSLGHGIGLAPHEPPRLGPSSTETLTTGMVFSIEPGIYLAGWGGVRIEDLAVMGKDTVSLISKARKMQT
- the efp gene encoding elongation factor P, translating into MISGSELRKGVIIELDGKLYQVTDYQHVKMKRTALARVKLRDIRAGHTTEQTFQSDQKFPRVRLEFKNVQYLYNDGDLYYFMDEETFEQTPINASQLGDAVNYLKEGMSLQLSNYQGELVGVEMPITVELQITDTGPDFKGDTATGGTKPATLETGLVIQVPMFVSNGDKVKVDTRDGSYLERAS